The following coding sequences lie in one Ostrea edulis chromosome 8, xbOstEdul1.1, whole genome shotgun sequence genomic window:
- the LOC125661503 gene encoding GTPase IMAP family member 7-like: MGNTGGTLSPADREFQGNRSGWNKAQKMKIKVDGSLKEIRMIVVGKMGVGKSAFCNILLGSARFRSQDSWSPVTTNVQAGCVDRGNRNIFVIDTPGFRDGEKTSDQEIVEMADHICEHFLRISPGFHCIVLMLNADERFSREDKEIIDDVKKVFGNDVMDHMILVFTRCTSDDDLSKLTKTTDPDFKKLLEEVKGRVFAIFRDCADYNKQERVNSFCKMVDDLCKDIGALYTNEMLLEAWRVVESEIKTPQDRLKIKDLQKKIDSLHLVRYFLNLFRS, encoded by the exons ATGGGTAACACCGGGGGTACATTAAGTCCTGCTGATAGGGAGTTCCAGGGAAACCGATCTG GATGGAACAAGgcacagaaaatgaaaattaaagttg aCGGCAGTCTGAAGGAAATCAGGATGATTGTAGTTGGGAAAATGGGCGTCGGTAAAAGCGCTTTCTGTAACATTCTTCTTGGCTCAGCCAGATTTAGGTCCCAGGATTCTTGGAGTCCTGTGACAACAAATGTTCAAGCAGGTTGTGTGGACAGAGGCAATAGAAACATATTTGTTATTGATACCCCTGGTTTTAGAGATGGCGAGAAAACGAGCGATCAAGAAATTGTGGAAATGGCCGACCACATCTGTGAACATTTTCTTCGTATATCGCCAGGTTTTCACTGCATAGTTTTGATGTTAAATGCTGACGAGCGCTTCAGTCGTGAAGACAAAGAAATAATCGATGATGTTAAGAAGGTTTTTGGTAATGACGTCATGGATCACATGATACTAGTTTTCACTCGATGTACAAGTGATGATGATTTgagtaaattaacaaaaacaaCAGATCCCGACTTTAAAAAGTTGCTTGAAGAGGTCAAAGGTCGTGTGTTTGCAATTTTTCGCGACTGTGCAGACTATAACAAACAAGAACGTGTTAATAGTTTTTGTAAAATGGTGGACGATTTGTGTAAAGATATAGGGGCTCTGTACACAAATGAGATGCTTCTCGAGGCATGGCGGGTAGTAGAGAGCGAGATTAAGACTCCACAGGATAGACTGAAAATCAAGGACCTTCAGAAGAAAATAGACAGTCTACACTTAGTTAGATATTTCTTAAATCTATTTCGATCATGA